A genome region from Microbacterium sp. CGR2 includes the following:
- a CDS encoding site-specific integrase — protein MSSTKVWIADRWKGAKTGPGLRWRVVWIDPDTNRERSQSFRKKPEAEAHQTFMENSLRENSYTSPEIAAMTVADAVEAWMNSKKNPGEASRGTYRARIDNYVLPRWGKTRLSAVKRTDIDMWVSALQDGSAARRQGMEGAQGPLAPRTTKAVLVPFIAALRFAVQEGWIRRNPASGVETPRTESEPVIFLTYAQLEKLIEAMRATATAQDALLVGIMGNIGLRPGEAFALDVGDVDLTRRRLSISKTWTVNGSAKPIIGTSPKTSSGNREVPIPPHLVDDLRAQIGKRPKTAPLFVNREGNHESPGNWRNRQWKRATEAAKTPAGLTPKGLRHTAASLAIAAGADVLMVQKMLGHADAKETLNTYAKLFPDRMDEVTEKMTKARDRALRKGRKSQDKS, from the coding sequence ATGAGCAGCACCAAAGTGTGGATCGCGGATCGATGGAAGGGCGCGAAGACCGGCCCCGGCCTTCGATGGCGTGTCGTGTGGATCGACCCCGACACGAACCGTGAGCGCTCTCAGAGCTTCAGGAAGAAGCCCGAGGCCGAGGCGCACCAGACGTTCATGGAGAACTCGCTGAGGGAGAACAGCTACACAAGCCCCGAGATCGCCGCGATGACCGTGGCCGACGCCGTCGAAGCCTGGATGAACTCGAAGAAGAATCCGGGCGAGGCGAGCCGGGGCACCTACCGCGCCCGCATCGACAACTACGTCTTGCCGCGCTGGGGGAAGACTCGCCTGAGCGCCGTCAAGCGCACCGACATCGACATGTGGGTCTCCGCCCTCCAGGACGGCTCCGCGGCCCGCAGACAGGGCATGGAAGGCGCACAGGGGCCGCTGGCACCGAGAACCACCAAGGCGGTACTGGTGCCGTTCATCGCCGCCCTGAGGTTCGCCGTCCAAGAGGGATGGATCAGACGCAATCCGGCATCGGGAGTTGAGACTCCGCGCACAGAGTCGGAGCCGGTGATCTTCCTCACCTACGCCCAGTTGGAGAAGCTGATCGAGGCCATGCGGGCGACCGCGACCGCGCAGGATGCACTACTCGTCGGCATCATGGGGAACATCGGCTTGCGTCCGGGCGAGGCGTTCGCGCTCGACGTGGGAGATGTAGATCTCACTCGACGTCGTCTCTCGATCTCGAAGACGTGGACGGTCAACGGCTCCGCGAAGCCGATCATCGGGACCAGCCCGAAGACCAGCAGCGGCAACCGTGAGGTGCCGATCCCGCCGCACCTCGTGGATGACCTCCGCGCCCAGATCGGCAAGCGCCCGAAGACGGCCCCGTTGTTCGTGAATCGAGAGGGCAATCACGAGAGCCCAGGGAACTGGCGCAACCGACAATGGAAGAGAGCGACCGAGGCGGCGAAGACCCCGGCTGGGCTCACCCCGAAGGGGCTACGTCATACCGCAGCGTCACTCGCCATCGCAGCCGGTGCCGACGTGCTCATGGTCCAGAAGATGTTGGGCCACGCCGACGCCAAGGAGACCCTGAACACGTACGCCAAGCTCTTCCCGGACCGCATGGATGAGGTCACGGAGAAGATGACGAAGGCCCGAGATCGAGCCCTCCGAAAGGGCCGGAAGAGTCAGGACAAATCCTGA
- a CDS encoding AlpA family transcriptional regulator → MTNDNASSRLLTPRDASRYLGRSVAALAQLRYRGTGPRFIHAGGRVRYRQSDIDVWLQAGERDAT, encoded by the coding sequence ATGACGAACGATAACGCCAGCTCCCGACTACTCACGCCGCGCGACGCCTCTCGATACCTGGGGCGATCCGTTGCTGCCCTGGCCCAGCTCCGGTATCGGGGCACCGGCCCTCGGTTCATTCATGCTGGGGGCCGCGTCCGCTATCGGCAGTCCGATATCGATGTGTGGCTCCAGGCAGGCGAGCGCGATGCGACGTGA
- a CDS encoding recombinase family protein: MTTSKSFGYARVSTTSQTNDRQLDRLTEAGIDRADIFEDKISGARQSRPGLDDLLSRVRPGDTITVASMDRLGRSALHVLSTLADLEERDIIVKSLKPGEDFTGPTGKLVRAVMTHVAEWERSMNAERVAEARAARAARAKDGEQIAGRPISAMTAENVRKIRQHKAKGRTVAEIVKLTGISRASVYRALAD; this comes from the coding sequence ATGACCACCTCGAAGAGCTTCGGCTACGCAAGAGTCTCGACCACCTCGCAGACAAATGACCGCCAGCTCGACCGCCTGACCGAGGCCGGGATCGACCGAGCCGACATCTTCGAGGACAAGATCAGCGGTGCTCGACAGTCTCGACCCGGGCTGGACGATCTCCTCTCCCGCGTCCGCCCCGGCGACACGATCACCGTCGCGAGCATGGATCGCCTGGGCCGCTCCGCGCTGCACGTGCTCTCGACCCTGGCCGATCTCGAAGAGCGCGACATCATCGTCAAGAGCTTGAAGCCGGGCGAAGACTTCACCGGCCCCACGGGCAAGCTCGTGCGGGCCGTCATGACCCACGTGGCCGAGTGGGAGCGCTCGATGAACGCCGAGCGCGTCGCAGAGGCACGTGCAGCTCGTGCAGCTCGCGCCAAGGATGGCGAGCAGATCGCGGGCCGACCGATCTCGGCGATGACAGCCGAGAATGTCAGGAAGATTCGGCAGCACAAGGCCAAGGGGCGCACGGTGGCCGAGATCGTGAAGCTGACGGGGATCTCGCGCGCATCGGTCTATCGAGCCCTGGCCGACTAG
- a CDS encoding WhiB family transcriptional regulator, whose amino-acid sequence MSAATAWQALQIALTANTPSCNGDERFISETADHDAVLRKICDSCPVLVQCSEYGKAEHRHRVWGVYGGVIRRTKPQANPRRRTALPPERVTT is encoded by the coding sequence ATGAGCGCCGCCACCGCCTGGCAAGCCCTCCAGATCGCTCTGACCGCTAACACCCCCTCGTGCAATGGTGACGAGAGGTTCATCTCCGAGACCGCCGACCATGATGCCGTGCTCAGGAAGATCTGCGACTCCTGCCCGGTCCTGGTGCAGTGCAGCGAGTACGGGAAGGCGGAGCACCGGCACCGCGTCTGGGGTGTCTATGGCGGTGTCATTCGTCGCACCAAGCCGCAGGCGAATCCTCGACGTCGCACAGCTCTGCCACCAGAACGGGTGACGACGTGA